A window of Desulfomonile tiedjei genomic DNA:
CAAAACAGACCTGGGCAAGGTGATAGGAAAACAAGGCCGCACTGCCAGAGCCCTACGCACCATACTCAGCGCCGCTTCCACCAGGGCGGATAAACGGGCCGTCCTCGAGATCATAGAGTAGAGCGCGAACCAACAGGCCGAACGGGCAAGTGGGGCAGCCTTCTCTCATATTCAGCCACAGATGTCGCAAGAAACGTTCGTCGTCATAGGGCAGGCCCTCAAACCATTCGGGATACGGGGCGAAATCAAAATCAAGGTTTTTACCGAGACTCTGGAAGCATTTGACAATTCCTCCATCCTGATCTTCGGAGAAACCCCCCACCGAGTGGTGAGCGTTAGGGCCCATAAGACTTTCGCTCTGGTTGCGCTCGAAGGCATGAACACACCTGAACAGGCCGATACGCTTTCAGGGAGCCTCGTCAAAACCGATCGGGAAAACCTTCCTGCCAAGGAGGAAGACGAGTATTTTTGGTTTGAACTGATCGGGATGAAGGTCTCCACGGTGGATGGACGCGACCTGGGCGAGATTACCCAAATTACAGCCACCGGCGCCAATGACGTGATTCATGTGCAAGGAGCTTACGGTGAGGTCCTGCTTCCCATGATCGAAGACGTGGTGCTGGAAGTGGACACTGAAAAGAAAAAAATGGTCGTGGACCCTCTCGAGGGACTCATAGCCGATGCTTGACATAAGGATCCTGACCATATTTCCCAGGATCTTTGATTCGTTTCTCAGCTACGGCAATCCGGCAAGGGCGGCTGAAGCGGGATTGCTCAAAGTGGAAACCGTAGACCTGAGAGATTTCACCGAAGACCGGCATCGGAGCACCGACGATTATCCGTACGGCGGCGGAACCGGCATGGTCATGAAGCCGGAACCGATTGTGCGG
This region includes:
- a CDS encoding KH domain-containing protein gives rise to the protein MKNLIEYIAKALVDNPDEVSVSEVEGDSVAVIELKVAKTDLGKVIGKQGRTARALRTILSAASTRADKRAVLEIIE
- the rimM gene encoding 16S rRNA processing protein RimM, which produces MSQETFVVIGQALKPFGIRGEIKIKVFTETLEAFDNSSILIFGETPHRVVSVRAHKTFALVALEGMNTPEQADTLSGSLVKTDRENLPAKEEDEYFWFELIGMKVSTVDGRDLGEITQITATGANDVIHVQGAYGEVLLPMIEDVVLEVDTEKKKMVVDPLEGLIADA